From the Lepus europaeus isolate LE1 chromosome 12, mLepTim1.pri, whole genome shotgun sequence genome, one window contains:
- the MIGA2 gene encoding mitoguardin 2, with the protein MEFRRTEGMSMIQALAMTVAEIPVFLYTTFGQSAFSQLRLTPGLRKVLFATALGTVALALAAHQLKRRRRRKKQVGPELRGEQLGTVPLPVLMARKMPSGKRGGSGRRVQSPGSKSNDTLSGISSIEPSRRSGSSHSLASVAAVNSSSPTCLGPWDTRGVEESVSTSDGHAESLYMQGMELFEEALQKWEQALSVGQRGDGGSTPTPGDGLRDPETASAAPSEPESQRREFAEKLESLLHRAYHLQEEFGSTFPSDGVLLDLERTLMLPLAESSLRLRADDEDSLTSEESFFSATELFESLHVGDCPIPLSRPAAAYEEALQLVKEGKVPCRTLRTELLGCYGDQDFLAKLHCVRQAFEGLLEEKRNQAFFGEVGRQMVAGLMTKAEKSPKGFLESYEELLTYALRPETWATTRLELEGRGVVCMSFFDIVLDFILMDAFEDLESPPASVLAVLRNRWLSDSFKETALATACWSVLKAKRRLLMVPDGFISHFYSVSEHVSPVLAFGFLGPKPQLAEVCAFFKHQIVQYLRDMFDLDNVRYTSVPALADDILQLSRRRSEILLGYLGAPGASSGLNGALPQENGPLGQLQ; encoded by the exons ATGGAGTTCCGGCGGACAGAGGGCATGTCCATGATCCAGGCCCTGGCCATGACGGTGGCCGAGATCCCTGTGTTTCTGTACACGACGTTTGGGCAG tCCGCCTTCTCCCAGCTGCGGCTGACGCCCGGCCTGCGGAAGGTCCTCTTCGCCACAGCCCTGGGGACCGTGGCCTTGGCCCTGGCCGCCCACCAGCTgaagaggcggcggcggcggaagAAGCAAGTGGGCCCCGAGCTGAGAGGCGAGCAGCTGGGCACGGTGCCCCTGCCCGTCCTCATGGCCAGGAAGATGCCCTCGGGGAAGAGAG GCGGCTCCGGCCGGAGGGTGCAGAGCCCCGGCAGCAAGAGCAACGACACGCTCAGTGGCATCTCCTCCATCGAGCCCAGCCGGCGCTCCGGCTCCTCCCACAGCCTGGCCTCG GTGGCGGCCGTGAACTCATCCAGCCCCACGTGTCTGGGGCCATGGGACACCAGAGGGGTGGAGGAGTCCGTGAGCACGAGCGATGGCCACGCCGAGAGCCTCTACATGCAAG GCATGGAGCTGTTCGAGGAGGCCCTGCAGAAGTGGGAGCAGGCGCTGAGCGTGGGCCAGAGAGGGGACGGCGGCAGTACCCCCACGCCCGGGGACGGCCTGCGGGACCCCGAGACGGCTTCGGCAGCGCCGTCAGAG CCGGAGTCGCAGCGCCGGGAGTTCGCCGAGAAGCTGGAGTCGCTGCTGCACCGGGCCTACCACCTGCAGGAGGAGTTCGGCTCCACCTTCCCCTCGGACGGCGTGCTGCTGGACCTCG AGAGGACGCTCATGCTGCCCCTGGCCGAGAGCTCGCTGCGGCTCCGGGCGGACGACGAGGACAGCCTGACCTCGGAGGAGTCCTTCTTCTCTGCCACGGAG CTCTTCGAGTCCCTGCACGTGGGAGACTGCCCCATCCCGCTCTCCAGGCCGGCGGCCGCCTACGAGGAGGCCCTGCAGCTGGTGAAGGAGGGGAAGGTGCCCTGCCGGACCCTCAG GACGGAGCTGCTGGGCTGCTACGGGGACCAAGACTTCCTGGCCAAGCTGCACTGTGTACGCCAGGCCTTTGAG ggcctcctggaggAGAAGAGGAACCAGGCCTTCTTCGGGGAGGTCGGCCGGCAGATGGTGGCGGGCCTGATGACCAAGGCCGAGAAG AGTCCCAAAGGCTTCCTGGAGAGCTACGAGGAGCTGCTGACCTACGCCCTGCGGCCCGAGACCTGGGCCACTACCCGGCTGGAGCTGGAGGGCCGCGGG gtGGTGTGCATGAGCTTCTTCGACATCGTGCTGGACTTCATCCTCATGGACGCCTTCGAGGACCTGGAGAGCCCGCCCGCCTCGGTGCTGGCCGTCCTGAGGAACCGCTGGCTGTCGGACAGCTTCAAGGAGACG GCCCTGGCCACTGCCTGCTGGTCAGTCTTGAAGGCCAAGAGGAGACTACTGATG GTGCCCGATGGCTTCATCTCCCATTTCTACTCCGTATCGGAGCACGTCAGCCCTGTCCTGGCCTTCGGCTTTCTCGGCCCCAAGCCCCAGCTTGCCGAAGTCTGTGCTTTCTTCAAG CACCAGATCGTGCAGTACCTGAGGGACATGTTCGACCTGGACAACGTGCGCTACACGTCGGTGCCGGCGCTGGCCGACGACATCCTGCAGCTGTCCCGGCGCCGCAGCGAGATCCTGCTGGGCTACCTGGGAGCGCCGGGGGCCAGCAGCGGCCTGAACGGGGCGCTGCCCCAGGAGAATGGGCCCCTGGGCCAGCTGCAGTAG